In Vigna angularis cultivar LongXiaoDou No.4 chromosome 8, ASM1680809v1, whole genome shotgun sequence, one DNA window encodes the following:
- the LOC108345879 gene encoding protein NRT1/ PTR FAMILY 5.8, with amino-acid sequence MAGGQRQQRLNKSCILLIAIAGIERFAFKGVASNLVTYLTDVVNLSNSSAAKMVNSWVGFTSIMPLLVAPIADAYWHKYSTIMVSSFLYFVGLVALTTTALARSWHHRNRTMSSSFLSLSLYLISLGQGGYNPSLQAFGADQLGEEEELPCSKDDKSYNKKTLFFQWWYFGVCSGSLLGVTVMSYIQDTFGWVPGFAIPAISMIMSILIFSAGSPIYLYKQHEFLEAKKPIMNIFQTIKASALRCFHSEITLPNDKSEVLELELQEKPLCPENLESLKDLNDDSKSGMYLLKNVKVMVRLLPIWTMLLMFAVIFQQPATFFTKQGMTMKRNIGADFKIPPATLQSAITLSIILLMPLYDKIFIPITQVITRQDKGISVMQRMGIGMVLSIIAMIIAALVETRRLEIGRQMRSAGLHSETVPLSIFWLLPQYILLGISDIFTVVGMQEFFYGEVPRTMRTMGIALYTSVFGVGSFVSALLITLVEVYTSSKGIPSWFCDDMVEARLDNYYWLLSWLSAVSLLLYALLCKYYLKKSDSDSEY; translated from the exons ATGGCAGGTGGACAGAGACAGCAGAGGCTCAATAAGTCATGCATTCTTCTCATAG CCATTGCAGGAATAGAGAGGTTTGCATTCAAGGGCGTGGCATCTAATCTGGTGACATACCTAACTGATGTTGTGAACTTGAGCAACTCATCTGCAGCAAAGATGGTTAACAGTTGGGTAGGCTTTACTTCCATAATGCCTTTGCTGGTGGCACCCATTGCCGACGCATATTGGCACAAATATTCCACCATAATGGTCTCATCTTTCCTGTATTTTGTG GGACTTGTAGCATTAACAACAACAGCATTAGCACGGTCATGGCATCACAGAAACAGAACAAtgtcttcttcatttctctctctgtctctctaCTTAATTTCATTAGGCCAAGGTGGATATAACCCATCTCTGCAAGCCTTTGGAGCAGATCAACTTGGCGAGGAGGAAGAACTGCCTTGTAGCAAAGATGATAAAAGTTACAACAAAAAGACTCTATTCTTCCAATGGTGGTATTTTGGTGTTTGCAGTGGAAGCCTTCTGGGTGTTACAGTCATGTCCTACATCCAAGACACTTTTGGATGGGTGCCAGGATTTGCCATCCCTGCTATTTCAATGATTATGTCCATTTTGATTTTCTCTGCTGGAAGCcctatatatctatataaacAGCATGAATTCCTTGAAGCTAAGAAGCCCATCATGAACATTTTTCAAACCATAAAAGCTTCTGCATTGAGATGTTTCCATAGTGAAATTACCCTACCTAATGACAAGTCTGAAGTGCTGGAGCTAGA gCTTCAAGAGAAACCCCTTTGTCCTGAAAACTTGGAAAGCCTGAAGGATTTGAATGATGATTCTAAAAGTGGCATGTATCTTCTAAAAAATGTCAAGGTTATGGTGAGGCTTTTGCCCATATGGACAATGCTTCTAATGTTTGCAGTGATTTTCCAGCAGCCTGCAACATTTTTCACAAAACAAGGCATGACCATGAAGAGGAACATTGGTGCAGATTTCAAGATCCCACCAGCCACACTCCAAAGTGCTATAACATTGTCCATAATACTACTGATGCCACTGTACGACAAAATATTCATACCAATCACTCAGGTGATTACAAGGCAGGACAAGGGTATAAGTGTGATGCAAAGGATGGGAATTGGAATGGTTCTCTCAATCATAGCCATGATTATTGCAGCTCTAGTTGAGACTAGAAGGCTTGAGATTGGAAGGCAAATGAGAAGTGCAGGATTACATTCAGAGACAGTGCCTCTAAGCATTTTCTGGCTGCTACCACAGTACATTCTTCTTGGAATCTCAGACATTTTCACTGTTGTTGGcatgcaagagttcttctatgGTGAAGTTCCCAGGACAATGAGAACAATGGGAATTGCCTTGTACACCAGTGTTTTTGGGGTTGGAAGCTTTGTGAGTGCACTGCTGATCACACTAGTTGAAGTTTACACAAGTTCAAAGGGAATACCAAGCTGGTTCTGTGATGATATGGTTGAAGCACGTTTGGACAATTACTATTGGCTTCTATCATGGTTAAGTGCAGTGAGTCTGCTACTGTATGCACTCTTGTGTAAATATTACCTCAAGAAGAGCGATTCAGATAGTGAATATTGA
- the LOC108344578 gene encoding GDSL esterase/lipase At3g27950-like, with product MGLKMMFLVFGLVGLLMIAGKGEDDDDKHKEYSAIYNFGDSNSDTGTFSAAFAMVFPPNGQNFPGKFPTRNCDGRLIIDFICEELKMPYLSAYLDSIGSNFSYGANFAAGGSSIQKTGFSPINFGLQISQFIQFKSRTMALYNEGVDAYLKSRLPKSINFSNALYTIDIGQNDLSFGFMSSDIKSLRSTIPNILSQFSLGLQQLLNEGGRFFWIHNTGPIGCLPRKNMMNKLTYEDLDSAGCRKNENEIAQEFNNQLKDIVFELRKNFTNAIFTYVDVYSVKYELVKHARNQGFVNPKKLCCGTRSVSYFDCGRKKIKNGEEEYYKCKDASKYISWDGVHYSEAANKWLSTLIVNGSFSHPPLAIGMLASQSPKQSKR from the exons ATGGGATTGAAgatgatgtttttagtttttggtttGGTAGGTTTATTGATGATAGCAGGAAagggagaagatgatgatgataagcATAAAGAATACTCAGCAATTTATAACTTTGGAGACTCAAATTCAGACACAGGAACATTTTCTGCAGCATTTGCAATGGTTTTTCCTCCCAATGGTCAAAACTTTCCAGGAAAATTCCCTACAAGAAACTGTGATGGCCGACTCATCATTGATTTCATCT GTGAAGAGTTGAAGATGCCATACTTAAGTGCATATTTGGATTCCATTGGGTCAAATTTCAGTTACGGTGCAAACTTTGCAGCTGGTGGATCATCCATACAGAAGACGGGCTTTAGCCCAATTAATTTTGGGCTTCAAATATCTCAATTCATACAGTTCAAGTCCAGAACAATGGCCCTCTACAATGA AGGGGTGGATGCATATTTAAAGAGTAGATTACCGAAGTCCATCAACTTCTCCAATGCCCTATACACCATTGATATTGGTCAGAATGATCTAAGCTTTGGTTTCATGAGCTCAGACATAAAATCACTTAGATCAACAATCCCAAATATACTCAGCCAATTTTCTCTTGGATTGCAG CAACTTTTGAATGAAGGAGGCAGGTTCTTTTGGATACATAACACAGGTCCAATTGGATGTTTGCCAAGAAAAAACATGATGAACAAACTCACATATGAAGACTTGGATTCTGCTGGATGCAGAAAAAATGAGAATGAGATTGCTCAGGAGTTTAACAACCAACTTAAGGACATTGTGTTTGAGCTAAGAAAAAATTTCACCAATGCCATCTTCACCTATGTTGATGTCTACTCTGTCAAATATGAACTAGTAAAACATGCAAGGAACCAAG GTTTTGTTAATCCAAAGAAGTTGTGCTGTGGCACTAGGAGTGTAAGCTATTTTGACTGTGgaagaaagaagataaaaaatggagaagaagaatACTACAAATGTAAAGATGCATCAAAGTACATTAGTTGGGATGGTGTGCACTATTCTGAGGCAGCAAACAAATGGCTTTCCACTCTCATTGTGAATGGCTCTTTCTCTCATCCACCACTTGCTATAGGGATGCTTGCTTCTCAATCTccaaaacaaagtaaaagatGA